Proteins encoded together in one Streptomyces sp. NA04227 window:
- the pstC gene encoding phosphate ABC transporter permease subunit PstC has protein sequence MDISTKTDTPPPPPVPLAAPTKKSSSVRPGDRIFLALSRGSGILLLLIMAAIAGFLAYRASLVLSKNEGNFFTTFEWNATASPPDFGIAVLVFGTVVSSIIALALAVPVAIGIALFLTHYAPRKLSGPIGYVIDLLAAVPSIVYGLWGFIVLVPNLNGLFGWLDKYLGWTAIFAWDEKAPNALFTVGILLAIMILPIVTNVSREVFRQVPQAHEEAALALGATRWEVIRMSVLPFGRSGIISAAMLGLGRALGETMAVATVLSPEFVINASLLDPGGGTFAQNIAAKFNEANEQGRDALIASGLVLFVITLLVNGAARAIIARRKEYSGANA, from the coding sequence ATGGATATATCCACGAAAACCGATACCCCCCCGCCGCCCCCCGTGCCACTGGCAGCGCCGACCAAGAAGTCCTCGTCGGTCCGCCCCGGCGACCGGATCTTCCTCGCGCTCTCGCGCGGATCCGGCATCCTCCTGCTGCTGATCATGGCCGCGATCGCGGGCTTCCTCGCCTATCGCGCCTCCCTGGTCCTCAGCAAGAACGAGGGCAACTTCTTCACGACCTTCGAGTGGAACGCCACCGCCAGCCCGCCGGACTTCGGTATCGCGGTCCTGGTGTTCGGCACGGTCGTCTCCTCGATCATCGCCCTGGCCCTCGCCGTGCCGGTGGCGATCGGCATCGCCCTGTTCCTCACCCACTACGCGCCGCGCAAGCTGAGCGGTCCGATCGGCTACGTGATCGACCTGCTCGCCGCGGTGCCCTCCATCGTCTACGGCCTGTGGGGCTTCATCGTCCTGGTGCCGAACCTGAACGGCCTGTTCGGCTGGCTCGACAAGTACCTCGGCTGGACGGCCATCTTCGCCTGGGACGAGAAGGCGCCCAACGCCCTGTTCACGGTCGGCATCCTGCTCGCGATCATGATCCTGCCGATCGTGACCAACGTGAGCCGTGAGGTCTTCCGCCAGGTCCCGCAGGCGCACGAGGAGGCCGCACTGGCCCTCGGCGCCACGCGCTGGGAGGTCATCCGGATGTCGGTGCTGCCCTTCGGCCGCTCCGGCATCATCTCCGCCGCCATGCTGGGCCTCGGCCGCGCCCTCGGCGAGACGATGGCCGTCGCCACCGTGCTCTCCCCCGAGTTCGTGATCAACGCGAGCCTGCTCGACCCGGGCGGCGGCACCTTCGCCCAGAACATCGCCGCCAAGTTCAACGAGGCCAACGAGCAGGGCCGGGACGCCCTCATCGCCTCGGGTCTGGTGCTGTTCGTCATCACACTGCTGGTCAACGGTGCGGCCCGAGCCATCATCGCCCGCCGCAAGGAGTACTCGGGGGCCAACGCATGA
- a CDS encoding CHAD domain-containing protein: protein MAQQHHDVAVQSAAGDVLSAYLQGQATEFLRSLRLHRENGGNGGSGDEAVAAARALRASARRIGGTLLTFKSLLDGPWSDELRPELAWLSGTLAREYAYADRLERLLGALHRLSGSGALHDGGAGDAERAQSETGSTSSTGGAGGTGGAAGQADGSGRTDRTDLRTDRAGKRDDTAVRARSATARVPAPARREERTPGAGLTVGAAKAGALLERQLTLARTRAHSAALQALGSARFHAVADGVAVLASEVPIDPNARTGDLQLLAREAEGRLNESVEALPLYRAGLPYNSEALVHGLSADPGPQPQDAPWHHVRLLLRLHRYAREVLHGEQPPGPDLRLLAAGRALTEHRDAAEAASAAASAARTPRIAPATAYALGVLHADQRHEVEAARYAFHQAWLKEPVAAP from the coding sequence GTGGCACAGCAACACCATGACGTTGCGGTTCAGTCCGCAGCGGGGGACGTCCTTTCGGCCTACCTTCAGGGCCAGGCCACGGAGTTCCTCCGTTCACTGAGACTGCACCGCGAAAACGGGGGGAACGGCGGCAGCGGGGACGAGGCCGTCGCGGCCGCACGCGCCCTGCGGGCCTCGGCCCGCCGCATCGGCGGCACCCTGCTCACCTTCAAGTCCCTGCTCGACGGGCCGTGGTCGGACGAGCTGCGTCCCGAACTGGCCTGGCTCTCGGGCACCCTCGCCCGCGAGTACGCCTACGCCGACCGCCTGGAGCGGCTGCTCGGCGCGCTGCACCGGCTCTCCGGTTCGGGGGCGCTGCACGACGGCGGCGCCGGGGACGCGGAGCGGGCTCAGAGCGAGACGGGCAGTACAAGCAGTACGGGCGGTGCTGGCGGTACGGGCGGTGCGGCGGGCCAGGCCGACGGAAGCGGCCGTACGGACCGGACCGATCTGCGTACGGACCGGGCCGGGAAGCGGGACGACACCGCGGTGCGCGCGCGGTCGGCGACAGCGCGGGTGCCCGCGCCCGCGCGGCGTGAGGAGCGCACGCCCGGCGCGGGACTGACCGTGGGCGCCGCCAAAGCCGGCGCCCTCCTGGAACGCCAGCTCACCCTCGCCCGGACCCGCGCCCACTCGGCCGCGCTCCAGGCGCTCGGCTCGGCACGCTTCCACGCGGTGGCCGACGGCGTCGCCGTACTGGCCAGCGAGGTCCCGATCGACCCCAACGCCCGCACCGGCGACCTCCAGCTCCTGGCCCGCGAGGCGGAGGGCCGCCTGAACGAGTCGGTCGAGGCGCTGCCGCTGTACCGGGCCGGACTCCCTTACAACTCCGAGGCCTTGGTGCACGGCCTGTCCGCCGACCCGGGACCGCAGCCGCAGGACGCGCCCTGGCATCACGTACGACTGCTGCTGCGGCTGCACCGATACGCGCGTGAAGTGCTGCACGGCGAGCAGCCCCCGGGCCCCGACCTGCGGCTGCTGGCGGCCGGGCGCGCGCTCACCGAGCACCGGGACGCGGCCGAGGCCGCCTCGGCCGCCGCCTCCGCGGCGCGCACCCCGCGGATCGCCCCGGCGACGGCGTACGCGCTCGGTGTGCTGCACGCCGACCAGCGCCACGAGGTGGAGGCCGCCCGCTACGCCTTCCACCAGGCATGGCTGAAGGAGCCGGTGGCGGCGCCATGA
- a CDS encoding NUDIX hydrolase: protein MSAEGVIRAAGCVLWRRARSPLAYRELGESYQGHGGIELCLVHRPKYNDWSHPKGKLKQGEPPLAGALREVEEETGYRCVPGAPLPSVHYIAQGRPKQVSYWAAEAAEGAFRPSREVDRICWLAPLSARNLLTQSRDRRLVDALLAALHLA, encoded by the coding sequence ATGAGCGCGGAGGGAGTCATCAGGGCGGCGGGCTGTGTGCTGTGGCGGCGGGCCCGCTCGCCGCTGGCCTACCGCGAACTCGGTGAGTCCTACCAGGGGCACGGCGGCATCGAGCTGTGCCTGGTGCACCGGCCCAAGTACAACGACTGGTCGCACCCCAAGGGGAAGCTGAAGCAGGGCGAGCCGCCGCTCGCGGGCGCGCTGCGCGAGGTCGAGGAGGAGACCGGGTACCGCTGCGTACCCGGTGCCCCGCTGCCCTCGGTGCACTACATAGCCCAGGGCCGCCCCAAGCAGGTGAGCTACTGGGCCGCGGAGGCGGCGGAGGGCGCGTTCCGGCCCAGCCGCGAAGTGGACCGCATCTGCTGGCTGGCCCCGCTGTCCGCACGGAATCTGCTGACCCAGTCCCGTGACCGCCGGCTGGTGGACGCCCTTCTGGCGGCGCTGCACCTCGCATGA
- a CDS encoding inorganic phosphate transporter, with product MDTFALVVTIGVALFFTYTNGFHDSANAIATSVSTRALTPRAALAMAAVMNLAGAFLGSGVARTVSEGIIETPKGDRGMGILFAALVGAIIWNLITWYFGLPSSSSHALFGGMVGAALAGGIDVIWTGVFEKIVIPMFVSPLVGLLVGYLVMCAILWIFRSSNPHKAKRGFRIAQTVSAAGMALGHGLQDAQKTMGIVVMALVIADVEDFSDPIPVWVKVVCAVMLSLGTYAGGWRIMRTLGRKIIELDPPQGFAAETTGASIMFGSAYLFHAPISTTHVITSAIMGAGATKRVNAVRWGVAKNIVLGWFITMPAAALVAAASYGVVYLAFG from the coding sequence GTGGACACCTTCGCGCTTGTCGTGACCATCGGGGTCGCGCTCTTCTTCACGTATACCAACGGGTTCCACGACTCGGCGAACGCCATCGCCACCTCCGTGTCCACGCGCGCCCTGACGCCGCGGGCCGCGCTCGCGATGGCCGCGGTCATGAACCTGGCCGGTGCCTTTCTCGGCTCCGGCGTCGCCAGGACCGTCAGTGAGGGGATCATCGAGACCCCGAAGGGCGACCGGGGGATGGGCATCCTCTTCGCCGCGCTGGTCGGCGCCATCATCTGGAACCTGATCACCTGGTACTTCGGCCTGCCCTCCTCCTCGTCCCACGCGCTGTTCGGCGGCATGGTCGGGGCGGCGCTCGCGGGCGGCATCGACGTGATCTGGACCGGGGTCTTCGAGAAGATCGTCATCCCGATGTTCGTCTCGCCGCTCGTGGGTCTGCTCGTCGGCTACCTGGTCATGTGCGCGATCCTGTGGATCTTCCGCAGCTCCAACCCGCACAAGGCCAAGCGCGGTTTCCGTATCGCGCAGACCGTCTCGGCGGCGGGCATGGCGCTCGGTCACGGTCTGCAGGACGCGCAGAAGACGATGGGCATCGTGGTGATGGCCCTGGTGATCGCCGACGTCGAGGACTTCAGCGACCCGATTCCGGTCTGGGTCAAGGTCGTGTGCGCGGTGATGCTGTCACTGGGTACGTACGCGGGCGGCTGGCGCATCATGCGTACCCTCGGCCGGAAGATCATCGAGCTCGACCCGCCGCAGGGCTTCGCCGCGGAGACCACCGGCGCCTCGATCATGTTCGGTTCGGCGTACCTCTTCCACGCGCCCATCTCCACCACCCACGTCATCACCTCGGCGATCATGGGTGCCGGCGCGACCAAGCGGGTCAACGCCGTGCGCTGGGGCGTCGCGAAGAACATCGTCCTCGGCTGGTTCATCACCATGCCCGCCGCGGCCCTGGTCGCCGCCGCCAGCTACGGCGTCGTCTATCTCGCCTTCGGCTGA
- a CDS encoding DUF47 domain-containing protein: protein MRFRLTPRETSFYDMFAASADNIVTGSRLLMELLGADASAKAEIAERMRAAEHAGDDATHAIFHQLNSSFITPFDREDIYALASSLDDIMDFMEEAVDLVVLYQIDELPKGVEQQIEVLSRAADLTAEAMPNLRTMDNLTEYWIEVNRLENQADQIHRKLLAHLFNGKYDAIEVLKLKQIVDVLEEAADAFEHVANTVETIAVKES from the coding sequence GTGCGCTTTCGTCTGACCCCCAGGGAGACGAGCTTTTACGACATGTTTGCGGCCTCTGCCGACAACATCGTCACGGGCTCGCGTCTCCTCATGGAACTGCTCGGGGCAGACGCCTCGGCAAAGGCCGAGATCGCCGAGCGCATGAGGGCAGCGGAGCACGCCGGGGACGACGCGACGCACGCGATCTTCCACCAGCTGAACTCCTCCTTCATCACGCCCTTCGACCGCGAGGACATCTACGCGCTGGCCTCCAGCCTCGACGACATCATGGACTTCATGGAAGAGGCCGTCGACCTTGTCGTCCTCTACCAGATCGACGAACTGCCCAAGGGTGTCGAACAGCAGATCGAGGTGCTCTCCAGGGCGGCGGACCTCACCGCCGAGGCGATGCCGAACCTGCGCACCATGGACAACCTCACCGAGTACTGGATCGAGGTCAACCGGCTGGAGAACCAGGCCGACCAGATCCATCGCAAGCTGCTCGCCCACCTCTTCAACGGCAAGTACGACGCGATCGAGGTGCTCAAGCTGAAGCAGATCGTGGACGTGCTGGAGGAGGCGGCCGACGCCTTCGAGCACGTGGCCAACACGGTGGAGACCATTGCGGTCAAGGAATCCTGA
- the pstS gene encoding phosphate ABC transporter substrate-binding protein PstS, whose protein sequence is MKLQRKNRLRALCIGAVAVSGALALTACGSDDSGTETDPSASAQAEGIECGDAEGQLLASGSSAQKNAIDAWRKNFAAACKVQLNYNPKGSGAGITDFLQGSTAFAGSDSALKDDEIKQSSKVCKDSQAIDLPMVGGPIAVGYNVPGVDNLILDAATLADIFNDKIKTWDDKAIAKLNPGVKLPSTKIQAFHRSDESGTTDNFTKYLKAAAPANWPYEPEKAWQAKGGQAASGSSGLAQAVKQTEGAITYFELSYAGTEVKTVDLKTDAKEPVKATIDNATKAISEAKRVGKGNDYSLELNYKPTAEGAYPITLVTYEIACEKGNKAETLPTTKAFLSYIASEKGQALLKEKGYAPIPAEINTKVREVIKGLS, encoded by the coding sequence GTGAAGCTTCAGCGCAAGAACCGGCTTCGCGCCCTCTGCATCGGTGCCGTCGCCGTCTCCGGCGCCCTGGCCCTGACGGCGTGTGGTTCGGACGACTCGGGCACGGAGACCGACCCGTCGGCCTCGGCGCAGGCCGAAGGCATCGAGTGCGGCGACGCCGAGGGGCAGCTCCTCGCCTCCGGCTCGTCGGCCCAGAAGAACGCGATCGACGCCTGGCGCAAGAACTTCGCCGCCGCCTGCAAGGTGCAGCTGAACTACAACCCCAAGGGCTCCGGCGCGGGCATCACCGACTTCCTGCAGGGCTCCACCGCCTTCGCCGGTTCGGACTCCGCGCTCAAGGACGACGAGATCAAGCAGTCCTCGAAGGTCTGCAAGGACAGCCAGGCCATCGACCTTCCGATGGTCGGCGGCCCGATCGCCGTCGGTTACAACGTCCCCGGCGTGGACAACCTGATCCTGGACGCGGCCACCCTGGCCGACATCTTCAACGACAAGATCAAGACCTGGGACGACAAGGCGATCGCCAAGCTCAACCCCGGCGTGAAGCTTCCCAGCACCAAGATCCAGGCCTTCCACCGCTCGGACGAGTCCGGCACCACGGACAACTTCACCAAGTACCTGAAGGCCGCCGCCCCGGCCAACTGGCCGTACGAGCCCGAGAAGGCCTGGCAGGCCAAGGGCGGCCAGGCCGCCAGCGGTTCCTCCGGCCTCGCGCAGGCCGTGAAGCAGACCGAGGGCGCCATCACGTACTTCGAGCTCTCCTACGCCGGCACCGAGGTCAAGACGGTCGACCTCAAGACCGACGCCAAGGAGCCGGTGAAGGCCACCATCGACAACGCCACCAAGGCGATCTCCGAGGCCAAGCGCGTCGGCAAGGGCAACGACTACTCGCTCGAGCTGAACTACAAGCCGACCGCCGAGGGTGCGTACCCGATCACCCTGGTCACCTACGAGATCGCCTGCGAGAAGGGCAACAAGGCGGAGACGCTGCCCACCACGAAGGCGTTCCTCAGCTACATCGCCAGCGAGAAGGGCCAGGCCCTGCTCAAGGAGAAGGGCTACGCCCCGATCCCGGCCGAGATCAACACGAAGGTCCGTGAGGTCATCAAGGGCCTCAGCTGA
- a CDS encoding metal-sensitive transcriptional regulator, whose amino-acid sequence MTSSESGAASGEATSVRGEGTHPTAGAAVVTDHDRGVHGYHKQKDEHLKRLRRIEGQIRGLQRMVDEDIYCIDILTQVSASTKALQSFALQLLEEHLRHCVADAALKGPGEIDAKVEEATKAIGRLLRT is encoded by the coding sequence ATGACGAGCAGCGAGTCCGGAGCGGCGAGCGGCGAGGCGACCTCCGTGCGGGGTGAGGGGACTCACCCCACCGCCGGCGCCGCGGTCGTCACCGACCACGACCGCGGTGTGCACGGCTACCACAAACAGAAGGACGAGCACCTCAAACGCCTGCGCCGGATCGAGGGCCAGATCCGCGGCCTCCAGCGCATGGTGGACGAGGACATCTACTGCATCGACATACTCACCCAGGTGTCCGCCTCCACCAAGGCCCTCCAGTCCTTCGCCCTCCAACTACTGGAGGAGCACCTGCGGCACTGCGTCGCCGACGCCGCCCTCAAGGGCCCCGGCGAAATCGACGCCAAGGTCGAGGAGGCCACCAAGGCCATCGGCCGCCTCCTCCGCACCTGA
- the pstA gene encoding phosphate ABC transporter permease PstA: MSHTTLTHSPRPKTLKTARLPRGSAWGIAAVSAALGAGIGMVGGLDSKVQWGLIAALLFVIITYVAASAVEGKRQAKDRVVTSIVWVTFLLAVIPLGSILYETVKRGVKVFDVYFLSHSMGVVADTEPGGGIYHAIIGTLEQVGLATLMSVPIGLLVAIYLVEYGRGALAKAVTFFVDVMTGVPSIVAGLFILTLWNLALGFGYSGFAGSLALSILMIPVIVRSTEEMLKLVPNELREASLALGVPKWRTILKVVLPTSLGGITTGVMLAVARITGETAPVLLLVWGNPIINNNPFEGEQASLPLYIYQQFQNSAGSGAAYDRAWAASLALIAIVMILNLVARGIARWKAPKSGR, encoded by the coding sequence ATGAGCCACACCACGCTCACTCACTCGCCGCGGCCCAAGACGCTCAAGACCGCGCGTCTGCCGCGTGGCTCCGCCTGGGGCATCGCCGCCGTCTCGGCCGCGCTGGGCGCCGGCATCGGCATGGTCGGCGGCCTCGACAGCAAGGTCCAGTGGGGCCTGATCGCGGCCCTGCTCTTCGTGATCATCACCTACGTCGCGGCGTCCGCCGTCGAAGGCAAGCGCCAGGCCAAGGACCGGGTCGTCACCAGCATCGTCTGGGTCACCTTCCTGCTCGCCGTCATCCCGCTCGGCTCGATCCTCTACGAGACGGTCAAGCGCGGCGTGAAGGTCTTCGACGTCTACTTCCTGAGCCACTCCATGGGCGTGGTCGCCGACACCGAGCCCGGCGGCGGCATCTACCACGCGATCATCGGCACCCTGGAACAGGTGGGCCTGGCCACCCTGATGTCCGTCCCGATCGGTCTGCTGGTCGCCATCTACCTGGTGGAGTACGGGCGCGGCGCGCTCGCCAAGGCCGTGACCTTCTTCGTGGACGTCATGACCGGCGTCCCCTCGATCGTCGCCGGTCTGTTCATCCTCACCCTGTGGAACCTGGCCCTGGGCTTCGGCTACTCCGGCTTCGCCGGCTCGCTGGCCCTGTCGATCCTGATGATCCCCGTGATCGTGCGCTCCACCGAGGAGATGCTCAAGCTCGTACCGAACGAGCTGCGCGAGGCCTCCCTCGCGCTCGGCGTCCCGAAGTGGCGCACCATCCTCAAGGTGGTCCTGCCGACCTCGCTCGGCGGCATCACCACGGGTGTGATGCTCGCGGTCGCCCGTATCACCGGCGAGACCGCTCCGGTGCTGCTCCTGGTGTGGGGCAACCCGATCATCAACAACAACCCGTTCGAGGGCGAGCAGGCATCGCTGCCGCTGTACATCTACCAGCAGTTCCAGAACAGCGCCGGCTCCGGTGCCGCGTACGACCGCGCATGGGCCGCCTCGCTCGCCCTGATCGCGATCGTCATGATCCTCAACCTGGTGGCCCGCGGCATCGCCCGCTGGAAGGCCCCGAAGTCCGGTCGCTGA
- the pstB gene encoding phosphate ABC transporter ATP-binding protein PstB, whose protein sequence is MAKRIDVSGLTAYYGSHKAIEDISMTVEPRSVTAFIGPSGCGKSTFLRTLNRMHEVTPGGRVEGKVLLDDENLYASNIDPVAVRRTVGMVFQRPNPFPTMSIYDNVAAGLRLNGSFRKSELNEIVERSLKGANLWNEVKDRLNKPGSGLSGGQQQRLCIARAIAVEPDVLLMDEPCSALDPISTLAIEDLIGELKERFTIVIVTHNMQQAARVSDRTAFFNLSAVGQPGKLIEIDETERIFSNPSVQATEDYISGRFG, encoded by the coding sequence ATGGCCAAGCGCATCGACGTCTCCGGACTGACTGCCTACTACGGTTCCCACAAGGCCATCGAGGACATCTCGATGACCGTCGAGCCCCGCTCCGTGACCGCCTTCATCGGCCCCTCCGGCTGCGGCAAGTCGACCTTCCTGCGCACCCTCAACCGCATGCACGAGGTCACCCCCGGTGGCCGCGTGGAGGGCAAGGTGCTCCTGGACGACGAGAACCTGTACGCCTCCAACATCGACCCCGTCGCCGTACGCCGTACGGTCGGCATGGTCTTCCAGCGCCCCAACCCGTTCCCGACCATGTCGATCTACGACAACGTCGCGGCGGGCCTCAGGCTCAACGGTTCGTTCCGCAAGAGCGAGCTGAACGAGATCGTGGAGCGCTCCCTCAAGGGCGCGAACCTCTGGAACGAGGTCAAGGACCGCCTGAACAAGCCGGGTTCGGGCCTGTCCGGCGGTCAGCAGCAGCGCCTGTGCATCGCCCGCGCGATCGCGGTCGAGCCCGACGTGCTGCTGATGGACGAGCCCTGCTCCGCGCTCGACCCGATCTCCACCCTCGCCATCGAGGACCTGATCGGGGAGCTCAAGGAACGCTTCACCATCGTCATCGTGACGCACAACATGCAGCAGGCCGCCCGCGTCTCGGACCGCACCGCGTTCTTCAACCTGTCCGCGGTGGGCCAGCCCGGCAAGCTCATCGAGATCGACGAGACCGAGCGGATCTTCTCCAACCCGTCCGTCCAAGCGACCGAGGACTACATCTCGGGCCGCTTCGGCTAG